A single window of Vanessa tameamea isolate UH-Manoa-2023 chromosome 5, ilVanTame1 primary haplotype, whole genome shotgun sequence DNA harbors:
- the LOC113392362 gene encoding DNA-3-methyladenine glycosylase 1-like: MTMSTNTLNKKVIRCGWLNDDPLYISYHDNEWGKPAYDNRYLFEMLCLEGQQAGLSWITILKKRDNYRKLFCNFDPIKIIKFNDNDVERLLSNPDIVRHKGKIESILNNAKCYIEMKLNGEDFSKFVWNFVNNTPIVNNWSNDKEVPSSTEISVAISKALKKKGFKYVGSTTCYAFMQACGLVNDHVTDCISRN; encoded by the coding sequence atgACAATGTCaacaaacacattaaataaGAAAGTAATTAGATGTGGATGGCTAAATGATGATCCACTATATATATCATACCATGATAATGAGTGGGGCAAGCCAGCTTATGACAATAGGTACCTTTTTGAAATGCTCTGCTTAGAAGGACAACAAGCAGGATTGTCATGGATAACAATTTtgaaaaaacgtgataactacCGTAAACTTTTTTGTAACTTTGAtccaattaaaatcattaaatttaatgataatgatgTGGAAAGACTTTTATCTAATCCTGATATTGTTAGACATAAAGGTAAAATTGAGTCAATTTTAAACAATGCAAAATGttacattgaaatgaaattaaatggagaagatttttctaaatttgtCTGGAACTTTGTTAATAATACTCCCATTGTCAATAATTGGTCCAATGATAAAGAAGTGCCATCGTCAACCGAAATCTCTGTTGCAATTTCTAAGGCTTTAAAGAAAAAGGGGTTTAAGTATGTTGGCTCAACTACTTGCTATGCATTTATGCAGGCTTGTGGCTTAGTTAATGACCATGTTACTGATTGTATCAGCAGAAATTAA
- the LOC113392496 gene encoding uncharacterized protein LOC113392496 yields MKSSLATIITLIIVQTADSMTNQKHNFLLNVDKPEDDIVDFMSSKGYLPNDKFLPQISIMKNTKNDISYILSKLTDEELIRLLNINPKKNVYDLNDIVRIAVGGKTIQNEKLSSLAQIKQGYIDDTVTNVNNKNYPLEYLSDTQTAYHKLNHKEIVPQKQKNSASFLALKKLNSLIYNRSQQEPEEEKLSDEKKELLFDILVAQLKTLCCKSTSKKRIPQFNDIHNDIIAEKMPTQSQNKLQPQIKDKKSNEYIFLILNDEIKSMDNDDLVLVDPDTLEKNSSVLILGPVTSPLTDNQLKIVMNRISHELSKPEYTSLIQQLSDGTMSDGNISVMKNFISGPETRRYIKAHRCNHQSKLAKIYGGPKWLICTGYLNINTPSLYD; encoded by the exons ATGAAAAGCAGTCTTGCTACGATCATTACTCTAATAATA gttcAAACAGCAGATTCAATGACAAATCAAAAACACAACTTTTTATTGAACGTCGATAAACCAGAAGATGACATAGTGGATTTTATGAGCTCCAAGGGCTACTTACCAAACGATAagtttttaccacaaatatcaATAATGAAGAACACGA aaaatgatatttcatatattttatctaaattaactGATGAAGAATTAATAAGGTTGTTAAACATTAACCCAAAGAAGaatgtttatgatttaaatgatattgtTAGAATAGCGGTGGGAggtaaaacaatacaaaatgaaaaattatcctCTCTGGCACAAATAAAACAAGGATACATTGATGATACAGTGAcaaacgttaataataaaaactatccaCTAGAATATTTAAGCGATACTCAAACAGCTTACCATAAATTGAACCATAAAGAAATAGTACCTCAAAAACAAAAGAACAGCGCAAGTTTTTTggctttaaaaaaacttaatagcCTTATATATAATCGATCTCAACAAGAACCTGAAGAAGAAAAACTAAGCGACGAGAAGaaggaattattatttgatatcctCGTTGCTCAATTGAAAACATTATGTTGTAAAAGCACTTCTAAAAAACGAATTCCTCAATTTAACGATATTCATAATGATATTATTGCTGAAAAAATGCCGACCCAATCTCAAAATAAACTACAACcacaaataaaagacaaaaaaagtaatgaatatatatttctaattttaaatgacGAAATAAAAAGTATGGATAATGATGATTTAGTACTTGTGGATCCTGACACCTTAGAAAAAAATAGCAGTGTTTTGATTCTAGGGCCAGTTACTTCTCCATTGACAGATAATCAATTGAAAATAGTA ATGAATCGTATTTCCCATGAATTATCAAAACCTGAGTATACTTCATTAATACAACAACTTTCTGATGGAACAATGAGTGATGGTAATATAAGTGTTATGAAAAACTTCATTTCTGGACCTGAAACACGAAGGTATATAAAAGCTCACAGATGCAATCATCAGTCAAAACTGGCAAAAATTTATGGAGGGCCAAAATGGCTAATTTGTACtggttacttaaatataaacacgCCTAGCCTTTATGATTAA
- the LOC113392529 gene encoding anaphase-promoting complex subunit 15-like, with product MNIPFPILYPRLVDPSWFNADSPCDEDAELTNMEQAHQQWLNSIGQQYMKRPPLGKVDPEPMEEEADSDEEEGNDESDESEESHDEDEEEELRSYSPPRNNNELEPEALEDPNETPDPNTPDQSALWPIQ from the exons ATGAATATACCGTTTCCAATATTGTATCCACGCTTAGTGGATCCTTCTTGGTTTAACGCTGATAGTCCCTGTGACGAGGACGCGGAATTAACGAACATGGAACAAGCTCATCAACAAtgg CTGAATTCCATTGGGCAGCAATATATGAAACGTCCACCATTGGGTAAAGTTGATCCAGAACCCATGGAGGAAGAAGCTGATTCAGACGAAGAAGAGG GTAACGACGAATCTGATGAATCGGAGGAGTCACATGATGAGGATGAAGAGGAAGAACTACGTTCATATTCACCACCAAGGAATAATAATGAACTAGAGCCAGAAGCTTTAGAAGATCCCAATGAAACCCCAGATCCTAATACTCCTGACCAAAGTGCTCTTTGGCCTATTCAGTAA
- the LOC113392299 gene encoding uncharacterized protein LOC113392299 isoform X2 codes for MNSNTLEVNGGMNIKPSARKSIHSNCNTCNINCHKNMVGYGLKVHRKREESANASQEQGVDEVDNVMSKMAPQASPIPMRRNNDVKYRRNSFGINNDDSSDESDNDEDLYTSALQNELQRSRNESNHSINNISLHRRHNNSSENQHKRYLTSLEQKAKSIRDTSDQIVIAMIIFLLAVIMFLYSQYVTDKAFTNNVYDKFRFDSDVKDLKEKYKVKENSILQVKTGVATIFENQDTASFIFVYNSESINFNPVRFNNFIEDIAATTSRYLRNESKEVHVTVDTSKLMMQTTKDFMNQYQDKVMRTGVMLVKDIDSVPSQLAMAFHYYCDEYNPLVKRSAIFFTFNLANCSIISDKKSSHEYVEKCLANKWYSVGEEKIGPLLTRVVNIVVDVTQTF; via the exons ATGAATAGCAACACTTTGGAAGtg AATGGGGGGATGAACATAAAACCATCAGCAAGAAAAAGCATTCATAGTAACTGTAATACATGCAACAttaattgtcataaaaatatggTAGGGTATGGGCTTAAAGTGCACAGGAAGCGAGAGGAGTCTGCCAATGCTTCACAAGAACAAGGAGTTGACGAAGTAGACAATGTCATGAG TAAGATGGCTCCACAAGCAAGCCCTATACCAATGAGAAGAAATAATGATGTAAAATACCGAAGAAATTCATTTGGTATTAATAATGATGATTCTAGCGATGAATCAGATAATGA TGAAGATTTATACACAAGTGCATTGCAAAATGAGCTTCAAAGAAGTAGAAATGAATCGAATCATTCCATTAATAATATCTCACTACATAGAAGACACAACAACAGCTCAGAGAATCAGCACAAGAGATATCTAACTTCCTTAGAACAAAAGGCTAAATCAATAAGAGATACAAGCGATCAAATTGTTATAGCAatgattatttttcttcttgCTGTTATAATGTTTCTCTACAGCCAATATGTCACCGATAAGGCATTTACAAACAATGTTTATGATAAGTTTAGATTTGATAGTGATGTGAAAGatctaaaagaaaaatataaagtaaaagagAACTCTATCCTACAAGTAAAAACag GTGTGGCAACAATATTCGAAAACCAAGATACAGCatcttttatatttgtatacaacAGTGAAAGTATAAACTTCAATCCAGTAAGATTTAACAATTTCATTGAAGACATTGCTGCAACTACATCAAGATATTTAC GTAATGAAAGTAAGGAAGTCCATGTAACTGTGGATACATCCAAGTTAATGATGCAAACTACAAAAGATTTTATGAACCAATATCAAGACAAAGTAATGAGAACCGGTGTGATGCTTGTTAAAGATATTGACAGTGTTCCATCCCAGCTCGCTATGGCCTTTCACTATTATTGTGATGAATACAACCCTTTAGTCAAAAGAAGTGCTATATTCTTCACGTTTAATTTAGCAAACTGTTCTATTATATCTG ataaaaaatcaaGCCATGAGTATGTTGAAAAATGTCTAGCAAACAAATGGTATAGTGTAGGTGAAGAAAAGATTGGGCCTTTGTTGACTCGAGTTGTCAATATTGTTGTAGATGtaacacaaacattttaa
- the LOC113392299 gene encoding uncharacterized protein LOC113392299 isoform X1, with translation MNSNTLEVNGGMNIKPSARKSIHSNCNTCNINCHKNMVGYGLKVHRKREESANASQEQGVDEVDNVMSKMAPQASPIPMRRNNDVKYRRNSFGINNDDSSDESDNENVLSKSSPATFSYSSEDLYTSALQNELQRSRNESNHSINNISLHRRHNNSSENQHKRYLTSLEQKAKSIRDTSDQIVIAMIIFLLAVIMFLYSQYVTDKAFTNNVYDKFRFDSDVKDLKEKYKVKENSILQVKTGVATIFENQDTASFIFVYNSESINFNPVRFNNFIEDIAATTSRYLRNESKEVHVTVDTSKLMMQTTKDFMNQYQDKVMRTGVMLVKDIDSVPSQLAMAFHYYCDEYNPLVKRSAIFFTFNLANCSIISDKKSSHEYVEKCLANKWYSVGEEKIGPLLTRVVNIVVDVTQTF, from the exons ATGAATAGCAACACTTTGGAAGtg AATGGGGGGATGAACATAAAACCATCAGCAAGAAAAAGCATTCATAGTAACTGTAATACATGCAACAttaattgtcataaaaatatggTAGGGTATGGGCTTAAAGTGCACAGGAAGCGAGAGGAGTCTGCCAATGCTTCACAAGAACAAGGAGTTGACGAAGTAGACAATGTCATGAG TAAGATGGCTCCACAAGCAAGCCCTATACCAATGAGAAGAAATAATGATGTAAAATACCGAAGAAATTCATTTGGTATTAATAATGATGATTCTAGCGATGAATCAGATAATGA AAATGTATTATCCAAATCTTCTCCTGCAACATTTTCATATTCCAGTGAAGATTTATACACAAGTGCATTGCAAAATGAGCTTCAAAGAAGTAGAAATGAATCGAATCATTCCATTAATAATATCTCACTACATAGAAGACACAACAACAGCTCAGAGAATCAGCACAAGAGATATCTAACTTCCTTAGAACAAAAGGCTAAATCAATAAGAGATACAAGCGATCAAATTGTTATAGCAatgattatttttcttcttgCTGTTATAATGTTTCTCTACAGCCAATATGTCACCGATAAGGCATTTACAAACAATGTTTATGATAAGTTTAGATTTGATAGTGATGTGAAAGatctaaaagaaaaatataaagtaaaagagAACTCTATCCTACAAGTAAAAACag GTGTGGCAACAATATTCGAAAACCAAGATACAGCatcttttatatttgtatacaacAGTGAAAGTATAAACTTCAATCCAGTAAGATTTAACAATTTCATTGAAGACATTGCTGCAACTACATCAAGATATTTAC GTAATGAAAGTAAGGAAGTCCATGTAACTGTGGATACATCCAAGTTAATGATGCAAACTACAAAAGATTTTATGAACCAATATCAAGACAAAGTAATGAGAACCGGTGTGATGCTTGTTAAAGATATTGACAGTGTTCCATCCCAGCTCGCTATGGCCTTTCACTATTATTGTGATGAATACAACCCTTTAGTCAAAAGAAGTGCTATATTCTTCACGTTTAATTTAGCAAACTGTTCTATTATATCTG ataaaaaatcaaGCCATGAGTATGTTGAAAAATGTCTAGCAAACAAATGGTATAGTGTAGGTGAAGAAAAGATTGGGCCTTTGTTGACTCGAGTTGTCAATATTGTTGTAGATGtaacacaaacattttaa